From Uloborus diversus isolate 005 chromosome 8, Udiv.v.3.1, whole genome shotgun sequence, a single genomic window includes:
- the LOC129227926 gene encoding transcription activator BRG1-like, with translation MEPHEMEVSHGCDSPPQQSQTPPSPHAAIGNAPPPQPENQTPSNQNYQIMPQHTGPPPSTTNSNSHYILPSQNNVMMATQIGPYPHINAPHQTAQRSTSHGGQNHTEPAPAPVPQNMDSTEQPHHPHSNYLPGSIYSSSGSPNPERSCVLPSVFSPMTTQGGSNPPSQKPSLLTQAQKNQLRAQMIADELLSRNQLVPEHIIMVMQGKRSMQNQAMCSLRPSDAPSPVQSIRESGPQSQSSSQNMSGRTMTQQMPPFQPQQAAAASAASQHPPLNNAPENSNIPPSVRSPMPTQGGSGLPSQKLSLTQAQTNQLWAQIMAFNLLATNQPVPEHIMALQGKCPIQVK, from the coding sequence ATGGAGCCACATGAAATGGAAGTTAGCCATGGGTGCGATTCTCCACCTCAGCAATCTCAAACTCCTCCTTCTCCCCATGCTGCTATTGGAAATGCACCACCCCCTCAGCCTGAAAACCAAACTCCATCCAaccaaaattatcaaattatgccCCAGCATACGGGTCCTCCTCCTTCAACAACAAATTCAAACAGCCACTATATACTGCCGTCTCAGAATAATGTGATGATGGCTACTCAAATAGGACCTTATCCACACATCAATGCTCCTCATCAAACTGCTCAACGCTCAACTTCTCATGGAGGGCAAAATCATACGGAACCTGCTCCTGCCCCCGTGCCTCAAAACATGGATTCTACTGAGCAACCTCATCATCCTCATTCTAATTATCTGCCAGGCTCCATTTATAGTTCCTCGGGATCTCCTAATCCAGAACGTTCCTGTGTTCTACCATCAGTTTTTAGTCCAATGACCACTCAAGGAGGATCAAATCCGCCTAGTCAAAAACCATCATTATtaactcaagctcaaaagaatcAACTCAGAGCACAAATGATAGCAGATGAACTTCTCTCTAGAAATCAGCTAGTTCCTGAACATATTATTATGGTAATGCAAGGAAAACGCTCAATGCAAAATCAAGCAATGTGTTCTCTAAGACCATCTGATGCTCCATCCCCTGTTCAATCCATAAGAGAATCAGGGCCACAAAGTCAATCATCTTCGCAAAATATGAGTGGAAGGACGATGACACAGCAAATGCCACCTTTCCAGCCTCAACAAGCTGCTGCTGCATCGGCTGCCTCACAACATCCTCCACTGAACAATGCACCCGAAAATTCCAATATTCCACCATCAGTTCGTAGTCCAATGCCTACCCAAGGAGGATCAGGGCTGCCGAGTCAAAAATTATCATTAACTCAAGCTCAAACAAATCAACTCTGGGCACAAATAATGGCATTTAACCTTCTAGCTACAAATCAGCCAGTACCTGAACATATTATGGCACTGCAAGGAAAATGCCCTATCCAAGTAAAGTAA